In a single window of the Elaeis guineensis isolate ETL-2024a chromosome 4, EG11, whole genome shotgun sequence genome:
- the LOC105043375 gene encoding uncharacterized protein → MLSSCMREASHEVISGCFSTTFTEPKKPKKHPASTAGSSCLDFSMAALSLFPSIQFTNHESLPSLADALFNFNRVYPKHAESEQADRIRDSEYYHLSTLTCLDYTGIGLFSHAQFHSSTCLSYPPTRPSSSLSQPTFFSIAHKPASLKSLVRYGYQETALESAIRRRIMGSLNISDDEYSMVFIGSRASAFKLLAESYPFHSNKRLLTVYDHDNEAVSEMVECATKRGARFTSASFSWPSLRIHSAKLSKMITESKKKKRGLFVFPLQSRLTGARYRYKWMSLAQENGWHVVLDACALGPKEMDALGLSLIQPDFIVCSFFKIFGENPSGFTGLCIKRSSSAILEASTTTTSIGLVSIIPPRCPSQIDHDTSSTEFEVYRSISAEITGSSYGQLPAKISDDSAHSDNRLNDNHLCLKEKQIERHKQGEASERCERMVTGVGKKGEPSEILQLDNTTTNARELNKTIEIECRGLDHADSMGLRLIGNRLRYIIDWLVIALMKLQHPHSENAHPLVRIYGPRRKFDRGTTVAFNVFDWKGEKVEPTLVQKLADRSSISLSCGFLQNILFPDKNEDKHVVMERRVCKITTAGDRVKEKTEWGITVVNASFGFLNKFEDAYRLWAFVSKFLDADFVEKEKWRYMALDQKLIEV, encoded by the coding sequence ATGCTATCATCTTGCATGAGAGAAGCCTCCCATGAAGTCATCAGTGGTTGTTTTTCCACCACCTTCACTGAGCCCAAGAAACCAAAGAAGCATCCCGCTAGCACTGCTGGGTCCTCGTGCTTAGATTTTTCCATGGCCGCTCTCTCTCTATTCCCAAGCATCCAATTCACAAACCATGAATCCCTGCCTTCCCTTGCAGATGCCTTATTTAATTTCAACAGAGTGTATCCAAAGCATGCTGAGAGTGAACAAGCCGATCGCATCAGAGACAGCGAGTACTACCACCTCTCCACCCTCACCTGCCTCGACTACACCGGGATCGGACTCTTCTCTCATGCCCAATTTCACTCGTCAACTTGTCTCTCTTATCCTCCAACTCGGCCCTCATCATCTCTTTCACAACCCACCTTTTTCAGCATCGCTCACAAGCCAGCAAGCTTGAAATCTCTGGTGCGATATGGGTATCAAGAGACCGCTCTGGAGTCAGCAATCCGGAGAAGAATAATGGGATCCCTCAACATATCAGATGATGAATACAGTATGGTTTTTATTGGTAGTAGGGCTTCTGCTTTCAAGCTGCTGGCAGAATCCTATCCATTTCACTCCAACAAGAGGCTCTTGACAGTTTATGACCATGATAATGAGGCAGTGAGCGAAATGGTGGAGTGCGCCACAAAGAGAGGAGCCAGATTCACGTCTGCCAGCTTCTCTTGGCCAAGTCTTAGAATTCACTCTGCAAAATTGAGCAAGATGATCACagagagcaagaagaagaagagaggcttGTTTGTCTTCCCACTACAGTCTCGGTTGACCGGGGCCAGGTATCGTTATAAATGGATGAGCCTTGCACAAGAAAATGGCTGGCATGTGGTGCTGGATGCATGCGCACTTGGGCCGAAGGAGATGGATGCCTTGGGGCTTTCTCTGATCCAGCCAGACTTCATTGTCTGTTCTTTCTTTAAGATCTTTGGAGAGAATCCATCTGGATTTACGGGTCTCTGTATCAAAAGATCCAGCAGTGCAATATTGGAGGCCTCAACAACAACCACGAGTATAGGCTTAGTGAGCATCATCCCGCCAAGATGCCCATCTCAGATTGACCATGATACATCCAGTACAGAATTTGAGGTTTATCGCTCCATCAGCGCAGAAATCACAGGCTCCTCCTATGGTCAATTACCTGCTAAGATCTCTGACGACTCTGCTCATTCAGATAATAGGTTAAATGACAACCATTTGTGTTTGAAAGAAAAGCAAATTGAGAGGCATAAGCAGGGTGAAGCCTCAGAAAGATGTGAAAGGATGGTTACTGGAGTAGGAAAAAAGGGAGAACCGTCTGAAATCTTGCAATTAGATAATACCACAACCAATGCCAGAGAATTGAACAAGACCATAGAGATTGAATGCAGAGGCCTGGATCATGCCGACTCCATGGGTCTGCGACTCATCGGTAACAGACTAAGATACATCATTGATTGGTTAGTGATTGCATTGATGAAGCTACAACATCCTCACTCAGAAAACGCCCATCCTTTGGTCAGAATCTATGGACCTCGAAGAAAATTTGACAGGGGGACGACAGTTGCGTTCAACGTGTTTGATTGGAAAGGAGAGAAGGTTGAGCCTACTCTTGTACAGAAGCTTGCTGATAGAAGCAGCATATCTCTGAGTTGTGGATTTCTACAGAACATCTTGTTCCCAGATAAAAATGAAGATAAGCATGTGGTCATGGAGAGAAGAGTCTGTAAGATAACAACTGCAGGTGACAGAGTGAAGGAGAAGACAGAATGGGGGATAACTGTGGTTAACGCTTCATTCGGTTTCCTCAACAAGTTTGAAGATGCTTACAGGCTTTGGGCTTTTGTTTCCAAGTTCCTGGATGCAGATTTTGTTGAGAAGGAGAAATGGAGATACATGGCCCTTGACCAGAAATTGATTGAGGTTTGA